One genomic segment of Lampris incognitus isolate fLamInc1 chromosome 2, fLamInc1.hap2, whole genome shotgun sequence includes these proteins:
- the LOC130129112 gene encoding calcium-independent phospholipase A2-gamma-like, producing the protein MPETLRLSDNRGSTRRQRRKAARHHGQRLKERSVLEEIKMRAGQAQCATAGRDETVSNWEEGYRYFARHINRYFGASIADDVDRDRCQKEQLAAENRGTYQDEFPAQSTPKSQSVPPQLKQKEQLIPNPQGLFHTSSHTMHFGESYSQMANHINRYFKGEGVLEEEEDINHVNGMDAGSTTTQKRRSISLMDCLMHPTSAIPNLLGGYLKLHSRTQSKRSRPTSTPVETTLNRGVVLSRRQAEEMTHGLIGSMGAALSPDALTARMEELNEHLIRYPSCRAIMWQEKIAVKLVKQRRRYKDDHELQRAIRETLALIGYVDPVKGRGIRVLSIDGGGTRGVVPLQVLKLLEAETGKKIHQLFDYICGVSTGAVLAYMLGLSRFSLEECADMYRRFGSDVFRQNRLVGTVKMGWSHSYYNTETWERILRDKMGEQILIRTARDEISPKVSAVSAVVNWGNSPKAFVFRNYNHTPGSLSRYAGGSGYQMWQAVRASSAAPGYFQEFPLQSDIHQDGGIILNNPCALAVHESRLLWPNQPFQCVLSLGTGRYDSAKRGPITSTSLRAKISNLISSATDTEGVHTLLDDLLAPDIYFRFNPMLSAEVSLDESRRGALDKLQEDTQIYLERNRLKLARLCMVLGAERSAVNQTEDWIRERAWELKQRWV; encoded by the exons ATGCCGGAGACTCTGCGTTTGTCTGACAACAGAGGGTCAACCAGGAGGCAGAGAAGAAAAGCAGCAAGACACCACggtcaaagattaaaagagaGGTCGGTCTTAGAAGAAATAAAAATGCGTGCTGGCCAAGCTCAGTGTGCAACAGCTGGACGTGATGAAACTGTCAGTAACTGGGAGGAAGGTTACCGCTACTTTGCGAGACACATTAACAGATACTTTGGTGCTAGTATCGCAGATGACGTGGATCGAGATCGCTGTCAGAAAGAGCAGCTTGCTGCAGAAAACAGAGGCACTTACCAGGATGAGTTCCCTGCACAATCTACCCCCAAATCTCAAAGTGTGCCTCCACAGCTGAAACAGAAAGAACAGCTCATCCCTAATCCCCAAGGCCTCTTCCACACCAGCAGCCACACAATGCATTTTGGGGAGAGCTACTCCCAGATGGCCAATCACATCAACCGATATTTCAAGGGTGAGGGTGTCTTAGAGGAAGAAGAGGATATAAATCATGTGAATGGGATGGATGCTGGATCCACCACCACTCAGAAACGAAGGTCAATATCTCTCATGGACTGTCTCATGCACCCCACAAGTGCCATCCCTAACCTGCTGGGTGGTTATCTAAAACTGCATTCCAGGACCCAGAGCAAGCGATCCAGACCTACCTCAACACCAGTAGAGACTACGTTAAACAGAGGG GTTGTCTTGAGTCGGAGGCAGGCAGAGGAAATGACCCATGGGTTGATTGGCAGTATGGGAGCGGCCTTGTCTCCAGATGCTCTGACTGCTCGCATGGAGGAACTGAACGAACACCTTATCCGCTACCCATCATGCAGAGCAATAATGTGGCAG GAGAAAATTGCAGTTAAACTGGTGAAGCAACGGCGCAGATATAAAGATGACCATGAACTTCAGAGAGCCATCAGAGAAACTTTGGCTCTGATTGGCTATGTGGATCCAGTCAAAGGTCGTGGAATAAGAGTGCTCTCAATTGATGGTGGTGGTACAAG GGGTGTGGTTCCTCTGCAGGTGTTGAAGCTGTTGGAAGCTGAAACAGGCAAAAAGATTCACCAGCTGTTTGACTACATCTGTGGAGTGAGTACCG GCGCTGTCCTAGCCTACATGCTGGGCCTGTCCCGTTTCTCTCTCGAGGAGTGTGCTGACATGTACCGCCGTTTCGGCTCGGACGTGTTCCGCCAGAACCGCCTGGTCGGTACCGTGAAGATGGGCTGGAGTCACTCCTATTACAACACAGAAACCTGGGAGAGGATACTGAG agaTAAGATGGGTGAGCAGATACTGATCAGAACAGCCAGAGATGAGATAAGTCCCAAG GTGTCGGCAGTCAGCGCAGTAGTAAATTGGGGAAACAGTCCGAAGGCCTTCGTCTTCCGCAACTACAACCACACTCCAGGGTCTCTGAGCCGCTATGCAGGAGGCTCCGGATACCAGATGTGGCAGGCGGTACGAGCATCGTCGGCTGCCCCGGGGTATTTCCAGGAGTTCCCCCTACAGAGCGACATCCACCAG GACGGAGGGATTATCCTCAACAACCCCTGTGCCTTGGCTGTCCACGAGAGCCGACTGTTGTGGCCCAACCAGCCTTTCCAGTGCGTTTTGTCTCTTGGCACTGGCCGCTACGACAGTGCTAAAAGGGGTCCCATCACATCCACCAGCTTGAGAGCAAAAATTAGCAActtgattagcagtgccacagacACCGAGGGGGTCCACACTCTGCTGGATGACCTGCTGGCCCCGGACATCTACTTCCGCTTCAACCCCATGCTGAGCGCTGAGGTGTCCCTGGATGAGAGCCGGCGAGGTGCCCTGGATAAGCTGCAGGAAGACACCCAGATCTACCTGGAGAGGAACCGGCTTAAGCTGGCCAGGCTGTGTATGGTCCTGGGGGCGGAACGTTCAGCTGTCAATCAAACTGAGGACTGGATCAGGGAAAGGGCCTGGGAGCTGAAGCAGAGATGGGTGTGA
- the LOC130107501 gene encoding uncharacterized protein LOC130107501, translated as MLNKVGALSISSVAKALSIRANSGSVIRMAPSIFNRRLRLFSTETGRVRVLYDGLCPICVTEIRFLSYLQQNRPGKVEFIDISLPDYNGDEYGGVSYEMAMEAMHVIDEKDEIHCGVPAFAVMYSAVGLGWMGCFMMWPPLRPFMVKAYDIFARNRLKWTGSGDECVAGRCEKKSQ; from the exons ATGCTGAACAAAGTTGGAGCGTTATCCATTTCATCGGTGGCCAAAGCGTTGTCCATACGCGCAAATTCAGGCTCAGTAATAAGAATGGCACCATCCATTTTCAACCGGAGACTTCGGCTGTTTTCCACAGAAACTGGACGTGTCAGG gTGCTGTATGATGGCCTTTGCCCTATTTGTGTGACAGAGATCCGATTCCTCAGCTATCTGCAGCAAAACCGGCCAGGAAAAGTTGAATTCATTGACATCTCCCTTCCAGATTATAATGGAGATGAATACGGAGGAGTGAGCTACGAGATGGCCATGGAGGCAATGCATGTCATTGATGAGAAAGATGAG ATTCACTGTGGAGTGCCAGCGTTTGCAGTCATGTACAGTGCAGTGGGCCTTGGCTGGATGGGTTGCTTTATGATGTGGCCACCTCTGAGGCCATTCATGGTCAAGGCCTACGACATCTTCGCTAGGAACCGACTGAAGTGGACTGGAAGTGGGGATGAGTGTGTTGCAGGGCGTTGTGAAAAGAAATCACAATGA